The following coding sequences are from one Gemmatimonadaceae bacterium window:
- a CDS encoding formylglycine-generating enzyme family protein has translation MRISLFVAVAVVAYGALASRGDAQQARAASGRAPGATFRDCDDCPEMVVVGAGHFVMGSSSEEKTWAASHGGNLASVADEAPQHDVRIKSFAIGKFPVTRGEYALFARATGHAYADGCGYDGAKWDKRPTATWESPGYAQTDRDPVVCVSWNDARAYVDWLNTKFRRESVNDGSGPYRLPTEAEWEYAARAGTTTRFWWGDAEEAANYAWYASNAGGATHAVGTRTANPFGLFDMSGNVWQWTQDCYEDSYAGAPSDGASVERPAPCLRVDRGGSWHQPAWLLRPAARERNPEDYRYAMLGFRVARSER, from the coding sequence ATGCGGATCTCGCTTTTCGTCGCCGTCGCTGTCGTCGCATACGGCGCGTTGGCTTCGCGCGGTGACGCGCAGCAGGCGCGAGCAGCATCGGGCCGGGCACCAGGCGCCACCTTTCGCGACTGCGATGACTGTCCTGAGATGGTCGTCGTCGGCGCCGGTCATTTCGTGATGGGTTCGTCGAGCGAGGAAAAGACGTGGGCGGCATCGCACGGCGGTAACCTGGCGTCCGTCGCGGACGAGGCTCCGCAGCACGACGTTCGGATCAAATCATTTGCCATTGGCAAGTTCCCAGTCACGCGCGGCGAGTATGCGCTCTTCGCCCGTGCGACCGGCCACGCGTACGCCGATGGCTGCGGTTACGATGGCGCGAAGTGGGATAAGCGTCCGACCGCGACATGGGAGTCGCCTGGCTATGCGCAGACGGATCGCGATCCGGTAGTCTGCGTGAGCTGGAATGATGCGCGCGCGTACGTCGACTGGCTCAACACCAAGTTCCGTCGCGAATCCGTGAACGACGGCTCGGGCCCTTATCGGCTGCCGACGGAAGCCGAATGGGAGTATGCCGCGCGCGCAGGAACGACGACGCGATTCTGGTGGGGCGACGCCGAGGAAGCGGCGAACTATGCGTGGTACGCTTCAAACGCCGGAGGCGCGACGCACGCTGTCGGGACGCGGACGGCGAATCCCTTCGGCCTCTTCGACATGAGCGGCAACGTTTGGCAGTGGACGCAGGACTGCTACGAAGACAGCTACGCTGGTGCCCCGAGCGATGGCGCATCGGTGGAGCGGCCGGCGCCGTGCCTGCGCGTGGACCGCGGCGGCTCGTGGCACCAGCCCGCGTGGCTGCTTCGGCCGGCCGCGCGCGAGCGAAATCCGGAAGATTATCGTTACGCCATGCTCGGATTCCGCGTGGCGCGTTCAGAACGATGA
- a CDS encoding ADOP family duplicated permease, with protein sequence MPPRVFGKRRFGNMTNVSETVRDVWQWTWLEQLEQDVRHGLRAITRSPLYAAAVVSTLAMGIGAASAVYSFSLAIHNPFPRLPSDRLLWITQANASCGVDCTQTSPAALAALETRAPSIIAIGVSNSSVALRSSNGSEALKGFEVSPNAFETIEAPFAMGRGFPREAGHVGAPDFVILSYDLWQRRFGGSRGVVDSTITLGERPFTVTGVLGKDVIFPTAADVYMPHALRAEDASNYASRYYDVFARIAPGTSFAKAAAEVNTIGAQLVRESPKTDSGWVLRARPIAAYHTDDVSILVQISAIAAFLVFLAACMSAANLALSRLAARRHELALRTALGVRRWRLARHLLAESLLLSLVAGAAGAALAWWGVHAMRDAIPANFSAFIPGWARLGLDGRTLAFAFAAAVLATMAFAALPVLRATRVNLAGLLSEGGRASTGGVRSTRVRATLIVLEVSIALVLLTGATLLTRSVRNMIRGDAGVRLDHALVMHLTLPLQMNDSAQVDFYRRLNANLHGEPGIRAGGVTSTTPLSNNYSGVLFRIPSRPPEPNGHGLSANDQHVTPGYAEAAGMHIEEGRMIGAQDEASPTAQRAIVVNRYMANAIWPHESAIGRVVVIGDAQWTVVGVASNVYHGGLDEPLRNTVYRSIYQSPSSYASVAVWTDGDPAAMRDAVRSVVARTEPSVAVGDMMTMIEMQARHVSAFTMMAGVLAVLAIVTMTIAAVGLYGLIAYGVAQRRREIGVRIALGARRADILMQIAAGAVKLTMVGIVFGVVGGSLFARLLTAMLYRVTAGDPATFVGVSLALLAIALTAALIPSWRAARVDPTIALRG encoded by the coding sequence ATGCCGCCACGCGTTTTCGGCAAACGGAGATTCGGCAACATGACCAACGTGAGCGAGACAGTGCGCGACGTGTGGCAATGGACATGGCTCGAGCAGCTCGAGCAGGACGTCCGCCACGGACTGCGCGCGATTACGCGTAGTCCGCTCTACGCGGCGGCCGTGGTGAGCACGCTGGCAATGGGCATCGGCGCGGCGTCGGCGGTCTACAGTTTCTCCCTCGCCATCCACAACCCGTTCCCCCGTCTGCCATCGGACCGCCTGCTCTGGATCACGCAAGCCAACGCGTCGTGCGGTGTCGACTGCACGCAGACATCGCCCGCGGCGCTCGCAGCGCTCGAGACTCGCGCGCCGTCGATCATCGCGATCGGCGTGTCCAATTCGAGCGTTGCGCTGCGCTCGTCGAACGGAAGCGAGGCACTCAAGGGATTCGAAGTCTCCCCGAACGCTTTCGAGACGATCGAAGCCCCGTTCGCCATGGGACGCGGATTCCCCAGAGAGGCGGGTCACGTTGGCGCGCCGGACTTTGTAATACTCTCATATGACCTCTGGCAGCGACGGTTCGGTGGCAGCCGTGGAGTAGTCGATTCCACGATCACGCTCGGCGAGCGACCGTTCACCGTGACCGGCGTACTTGGCAAGGACGTGATCTTTCCGACTGCAGCAGACGTATATATGCCGCATGCCCTCCGGGCCGAGGACGCCTCGAATTACGCGTCGCGGTATTACGACGTCTTCGCGCGGATTGCGCCGGGGACGTCGTTTGCCAAGGCAGCGGCCGAAGTGAACACCATCGGCGCGCAGTTGGTGCGCGAATCGCCGAAGACCGACAGCGGTTGGGTGCTGCGCGCGCGTCCAATCGCCGCCTATCATACCGATGACGTCTCGATTCTCGTGCAGATTTCTGCGATCGCCGCGTTTCTCGTGTTTCTCGCGGCCTGCATGAGCGCCGCGAACCTCGCGCTGTCGCGTCTCGCAGCGCGCCGCCACGAATTGGCACTGCGCACCGCACTCGGCGTGCGCCGCTGGCGTCTCGCGCGCCATCTGCTCGCCGAATCACTGCTGTTGTCGCTCGTCGCCGGTGCGGCCGGCGCGGCGCTCGCATGGTGGGGCGTGCACGCGATGCGCGATGCAATCCCCGCGAATTTCTCCGCGTTCATCCCGGGATGGGCGCGGCTCGGACTCGACGGACGCACATTGGCGTTCGCGTTCGCGGCCGCGGTCCTGGCGACGATGGCGTTCGCCGCACTGCCGGTACTGCGCGCGACACGCGTCAATCTCGCCGGTTTGCTATCGGAGGGAGGACGCGCGAGCACGGGTGGCGTGCGGAGCACGCGCGTTCGAGCAACGCTCATCGTGCTCGAGGTGAGCATCGCGCTCGTATTGCTCACCGGCGCAACGTTACTCACGCGCAGTGTGCGCAACATGATTCGCGGTGATGCGGGAGTACGGCTCGACCACGCGCTGGTGATGCACCTGACACTGCCGCTACAGATGAACGATTCGGCGCAGGTCGATTTCTATCGACGGCTCAACGCGAATCTCCACGGAGAGCCCGGTATTCGCGCAGGGGGCGTCACGTCGACGACGCCGTTGAGCAACAACTACTCGGGGGTGTTGTTCCGGATTCCAAGCCGACCGCCTGAACCGAACGGACATGGGTTGAGCGCGAACGATCAGCATGTCACACCTGGCTACGCGGAAGCCGCCGGCATGCACATCGAGGAAGGGCGAATGATCGGCGCGCAGGACGAAGCGTCGCCGACGGCGCAGCGCGCGATCGTCGTCAACCGCTACATGGCGAACGCGATATGGCCGCACGAGAGCGCCATCGGCCGAGTGGTGGTGATCGGCGACGCACAGTGGACGGTCGTGGGCGTCGCGTCGAACGTGTATCACGGTGGGCTCGACGAGCCACTGCGAAATACCGTGTACCGGTCGATCTATCAGTCGCCGAGCTCATACGCGTCGGTCGCGGTGTGGACGGATGGCGACCCGGCAGCGATGCGCGACGCGGTTCGGAGCGTCGTCGCGCGCACCGAACCGAGCGTCGCCGTCGGTGACATGATGACGATGATCGAGATGCAGGCGCGACACGTCTCGGCGTTCACGATGATGGCGGGCGTGCTCGCCGTCCTGGCGATCGTGACGATGACGATCGCGGCGGTCGGTTTGTACGGCCTGATCGCCTACGGCGTGGCGCAGCGGAGGCGGGAGATCGGCGTGCGCATCGCACTGGGCGCTCGTCGGGCCGACATCCTCATGCAGATCGCCGCCGGCGCCGTGAAGCTGACGATGGTGGGCATCGTGTTCGGGGTGGTGGGCGGATCGCTGTTCGCACGATTGCTGACGGCGATGCTGTATCGCGTGACCGCGGGCGATCCGGCGACGTTCGTCGGTGTATCACTCGCATTGCTTGCCATCGCGTTGACGGCGGCGCTGATTCCATCCTGGCGCGCGGCGCGTGTGGATCCCACAATAGCGCTGCGCGGCTAG
- a CDS encoding PadR family transcriptional regulator, protein MPSKDPATSRLEVLQGTLDFIVLQALRWGPCHGYGLLHLIRSQSQNVLQVETGSLYPALQRLMRQGAITPEWGVSDKDRRVRMYKLTAKGRKRLAAERSRWEQLSQAIAGMMLPPAKEER, encoded by the coding sequence ATGCCAAGTAAAGATCCCGCGACCTCACGCCTCGAGGTGCTTCAGGGCACGCTCGACTTCATCGTGCTCCAGGCGCTGCGCTGGGGACCATGCCACGGCTACGGCCTCCTCCATCTCATTCGCTCGCAGTCGCAGAATGTGCTCCAGGTCGAGACGGGCTCCCTCTATCCCGCTCTCCAGCGCCTGATGCGTCAGGGCGCGATCACCCCTGAATGGGGTGTATCGGACAAGGATCGGCGAGTTCGCATGTACAAGCTCACGGCAAAAGGACGGAAGCGACTGGCCGCCGAGCGATCGCGGTGGGAACAACTGAGTCAGGCGATTGCGGGCATGATGCTCCCGCCGGCTAAGGAAGAACGATGA
- a CDS encoding ABC transporter permease, translating to MRNVKLALRTLFRAPFVTIVAILSLALGIGANAAIYSLFDQILLQPLPVAQPDRLVNFVGPGPQYGSNSCNSAGDCDEVFSYPMFRDLERAKTAFSGIAGHFLFGANVAMAGKTAINGRGVFVSGSYFPLLGIRPAVGRLLTPNDDQTVGAHYVVVLSYDYWANQLGADPSVAGRQLQVNGHPMTILGVAPEGFFGTTKGERPYVFVPITMRAVMNTGFTGFEDRTSYWIYLFGRLKPGATIAQGSASINTVYSHLINDIEVPLQKGMSAKTLAQFKAKKLVLNDGRKGQSSMIRTSRTPLTLLFSITAIVLLIACANIANLLLARAANRTMEMAVRLSLGATRRQLIVQVLTESVLLAILGGLASVLVAHWTLVGITAMLPPQEGVNMQLQLSVPVLVFTALVSLATGLAFGIVPALQSTRPDLVTELRNNSGKLTGGRGAARFRSSLVTAQIALSMALLIAAGLFIESLRNISRVDLGIRIDNVVSFAISPGKNAYDSVRTATLYARVGEELAALPGVSGVTSATVPLLAGSNWGTSVSVEGFHKDLDTDAGSRFNVVGPDYFHVIGVPLVAGRDFTAADNANGLRVAIVNEAFAKKFNLGVNAVGKRLSVGNDSLNVTIVGLAKDAKYSQVKDKIPPVFVQPYRQMGSMGQMYFYVRSTLPTEQLLQAIPRVIKKLDANLPVESLTTLPQQVRNNVFLDRMISTLSAAFAVLATLLAAVGLYGVLAYSVAQRTREIGVRMALGATAGAVSRMVLRQVGIMTLIGGVVGIAGAIVLGRGAQSLLYELKGWDPMVIALSAILLTLVALGAALVPALRASHVDPMQALRYE from the coding sequence ATGCGGAACGTGAAGCTGGCGCTGCGGACCCTGTTCCGAGCCCCGTTCGTCACCATTGTCGCGATCCTGTCACTCGCCCTGGGCATCGGGGCGAACGCGGCCATCTACTCCCTCTTCGACCAAATCCTGCTCCAGCCGCTTCCCGTAGCGCAGCCCGATCGACTCGTCAATTTCGTCGGCCCCGGTCCCCAGTATGGCTCGAACTCCTGCAATTCGGCCGGCGACTGCGACGAAGTGTTCTCGTATCCGATGTTCCGCGATCTCGAGCGAGCGAAGACCGCCTTCAGCGGCATCGCGGGACACTTCCTGTTCGGCGCCAACGTCGCGATGGCGGGGAAGACGGCGATCAACGGGCGTGGCGTGTTCGTCTCCGGATCGTATTTCCCGTTGCTCGGCATCCGCCCCGCGGTCGGCCGGCTGCTGACGCCTAACGACGACCAGACTGTCGGGGCCCACTATGTCGTCGTGCTGAGCTACGACTACTGGGCGAACCAGCTCGGCGCCGACCCCAGCGTCGCTGGGCGGCAGCTCCAGGTGAACGGCCACCCGATGACGATTCTCGGCGTGGCGCCCGAAGGGTTCTTCGGTACGACGAAAGGCGAGCGGCCGTACGTCTTCGTGCCGATCACGATGCGGGCGGTGATGAACACCGGCTTCACCGGCTTCGAGGATCGGACAAGCTATTGGATCTATCTCTTCGGGCGGCTCAAGCCCGGTGCCACCATCGCGCAGGGCTCGGCGTCGATCAACACCGTCTACTCGCACCTCATCAACGATATCGAGGTGCCGTTGCAGAAAGGGATGAGCGCGAAGACGCTCGCACAGTTCAAGGCGAAGAAGCTCGTTCTCAACGATGGCCGGAAGGGGCAGAGCTCGATGATACGGACGTCGCGGACGCCGCTCACACTCCTCTTCTCGATCACCGCGATCGTCCTGTTGATCGCGTGCGCGAACATCGCGAACCTGTTGTTGGCGCGCGCGGCGAACCGCACGATGGAGATGGCGGTGCGGCTCTCGTTAGGTGCGACGCGCCGGCAGCTCATCGTGCAGGTGCTCACCGAGTCCGTGCTGCTAGCGATCCTCGGCGGCCTGGCGAGCGTGCTCGTGGCGCACTGGACGCTCGTGGGGATTACGGCGATGCTGCCACCGCAGGAAGGCGTCAACATGCAGCTTCAGTTGAGCGTGCCCGTGCTGGTCTTCACGGCGTTGGTGTCGCTCGCAACGGGACTCGCCTTCGGCATCGTACCGGCGCTGCAAAGCACGCGTCCCGACCTTGTGACGGAGCTGCGCAACAATTCCGGGAAGCTCACCGGAGGTCGCGGCGCCGCGCGATTCCGCAGCAGCCTCGTGACCGCGCAGATCGCGCTCTCGATGGCGCTCCTCATCGCGGCGGGGCTGTTCATCGAGAGTCTGCGCAACATCAGCCGCGTGGACCTCGGGATCAGGATCGACAACGTGGTGTCGTTCGCGATCTCGCCCGGCAAGAATGCGTACGACTCGGTGCGTACCGCCACACTGTACGCGCGTGTTGGGGAGGAGCTGGCAGCACTGCCCGGCGTCTCTGGGGTCACGTCCGCAACCGTGCCGTTGCTCGCCGGCAGCAATTGGGGAACGAGCGTGTCGGTCGAAGGCTTTCACAAGGATCTCGACACCGATGCCGGGTCGCGCTTCAACGTCGTCGGCCCCGACTACTTTCACGTCATCGGCGTGCCGCTCGTCGCCGGCCGTGATTTCACCGCTGCTGACAACGCGAACGGCCTTCGCGTGGCGATCGTGAACGAGGCATTCGCCAAGAAATTCAATCTAGGCGTAAACGCCGTCGGCAAACGTCTCTCCGTTGGTAATGATTCGCTCAACGTAACAATTGTCGGCCTGGCGAAGGACGCCAAGTACTCGCAGGTGAAGGACAAGATCCCTCCGGTGTTTGTGCAGCCTTACCGTCAGATGGGAAGCATGGGCCAGATGTATTTCTATGTCCGGAGTACGCTGCCAACCGAGCAGCTTCTTCAGGCGATTCCGAGAGTCATCAAGAAGCTCGATGCGAATCTCCCGGTCGAGTCGTTGACGACCCTACCGCAGCAGGTGCGGAACAACGTGTTCCTGGATCGGATGATCAGCACCCTCTCCGCAGCGTTCGCGGTGCTGGCAACGCTCCTCGCCGCGGTCGGACTCTACGGCGTGCTCGCCTATTCCGTCGCGCAGCGTACGCGCGAGATCGGGGTGCGGATGGCGTTAGGCGCGACCGCGGGTGCCGTCAGCCGCATGGTGCTGCGGCAGGTGGGAATCATGACGCTGATCGGCGGCGTGGTCGGCATCGCGGGCGCGATCGTGTTGGGCAGAGGGGCGCAGTCGCTGCTCTATGAGCTCAAGGGCTGGGATCCGATGGTGATCGCGCTCTCCGCTATCCTGCTGACGCTGGTCGCCCTCGGCGCGGCGCTGGTCCCTGCGCTTCGCGCCTCGCATGTCGATCCGATGCAAGCGTTGCGATACGAGTAA
- a CDS encoding DoxX family protein, translating to MSTATLPRSSRTNLWLWIAQGVLALVFLFTGGSKMAMPADVLAAQSHLPGMFMKFIGVCEILGAFGLILPGLLHVRPGLTPLAAACLLIIMIGATVSTAILLPVALPMPIVVGLLTAYVAYGRWRLAPLDGAARPSEVGAAR from the coding sequence ATGTCTACCGCGACATTGCCTCGAAGCTCCCGAACGAACCTGTGGCTCTGGATCGCCCAGGGAGTGCTCGCTCTGGTGTTTCTCTTCACCGGCGGATCGAAGATGGCGATGCCCGCCGACGTCCTCGCCGCGCAATCACATCTGCCCGGGATGTTCATGAAGTTCATCGGCGTGTGCGAGATTCTTGGCGCCTTCGGTCTTATTCTCCCGGGACTGCTCCACGTGCGGCCCGGATTGACGCCCCTCGCTGCCGCATGCTTACTAATCATCATGATCGGTGCAACGGTGAGCACGGCGATCCTACTGCCGGTAGCGCTGCCGATGCCAATCGTTGTTGGGCTGCTCACGGCATACGTCGCCTATGGGCGCTGGCGGCTCGCGCCTCTCGACGGCGCCGCGCGGCCGAGCGAGGTCGGGGCGGCGCGCTAG
- a CDS encoding ABC transporter permease, translated as MDSLLNDVRFAFRTLLKQPAFTAAVVATLALAIGASTAIFSVVEATLLRSLPFRTPERLAFLWGVAGPGRAVRGASVIEVQDWARRTHTLQNIAIYDETSLNLRTTEGADRVQAEMVSASFFPMLGASAQRGRVFTPDQDRVPDAHAVAVISDAMWTTRFARDPQIVGRNVVLNETPFTIIGVMQPWFRGLSFDTDVWFPAMMAHVAGAPTDLTDRGTRWLGAVGRLEDGVSMTTAQADMDRVAGELAAEFPRSNHDRGVQLSSLRTSYLGSTETVFLAVFAAVSLLLLIACANVVGLQLVRASGRRREFALRIAIGADRGRLIQQLTVEGLVIALASAIVGLIVAQYALQALIALSPPGLLPNYATPTIDVVAFAFAFVVAVGCGVVFGLVPAIRSARVSLTESLKEGARGSATSTGGGRRLGAQQFLVVGETAISLLLLVGAGLYVRSLANQLAVSPGFDPQNVLRARFSFPSSYSSEARLQFLDRLQARLTALPSVRAVAFASDMPLAGSTDASFIYIIDANQSVRYYRHAVTPDYFSTLHVRLVAGRTFTPNDRAGMPLVVVINEATARRFWPGQQPVGKTIRLGSDSAPPATIVGVVGDVRQRDLTTALTTSEPDVYLPLAQRASSSIHVAIRADRAPEALVAPVRHELARLDPTISLFGIQTLESLLTRQTASGRFASTVLGVFGIAALLLTGIGLYGVLAFTVALRRREIGIRMALGATNQRVSRVIVSQGLRLVLIGVMAGVVASLLLTRWIASQLYGITAHDPAVFAAVPLTMLGVAALASWLPARRAAQVDPQIALRSE; from the coding sequence GTGGATTCTCTCCTCAACGACGTCCGGTTCGCGTTCCGTACGCTGCTCAAGCAGCCTGCCTTTACCGCCGCCGTCGTCGCGACGCTCGCGCTCGCGATCGGCGCGAGTACGGCAATCTTCAGCGTTGTCGAAGCCACGCTGCTCCGCTCGCTGCCGTTCCGGACACCTGAGCGACTCGCCTTTCTCTGGGGCGTGGCCGGGCCGGGGCGCGCCGTGCGCGGGGCTTCCGTGATCGAGGTGCAGGATTGGGCGCGGCGCACCCATACCCTCCAGAACATCGCGATCTACGATGAGACGTCGCTCAACCTGCGCACGACCGAAGGCGCGGATCGCGTCCAGGCGGAAATGGTTTCGGCGTCCTTCTTCCCGATGCTCGGAGCGAGCGCGCAGCGCGGTCGCGTCTTCACGCCGGACCAGGATCGCGTTCCAGACGCCCATGCCGTCGCGGTCATCAGCGATGCGATGTGGACGACGCGCTTCGCCCGCGACCCGCAGATCGTCGGCCGTAATGTGGTTCTGAACGAGACGCCGTTCACCATCATCGGCGTGATGCAGCCGTGGTTTAGAGGTCTCTCATTCGATACCGACGTCTGGTTCCCGGCGATGATGGCCCACGTCGCCGGGGCACCGACCGATCTGACCGACCGTGGTACGCGGTGGTTGGGCGCGGTCGGGCGGCTCGAGGACGGCGTGTCGATGACGACGGCGCAGGCGGACATGGACCGGGTCGCAGGCGAGCTGGCGGCAGAATTCCCGCGCAGCAACCATGATCGGGGCGTGCAGCTCTCGTCCCTCCGCACGTCGTATCTGGGCTCGACCGAGACGGTGTTCCTCGCTGTCTTCGCCGCTGTTTCACTGCTCCTTCTCATTGCCTGTGCAAACGTCGTTGGACTTCAGCTCGTCCGCGCCTCCGGTCGCCGCCGCGAATTCGCGCTGCGCATTGCCATTGGCGCCGACCGCGGCCGACTCATTCAGCAGCTGACGGTGGAAGGCCTGGTCATCGCGCTTGCGTCGGCGATCGTCGGATTGATCGTCGCGCAGTACGCGCTGCAGGCACTCATTGCCCTCTCGCCGCCGGGGCTGCTGCCTAACTATGCGACGCCGACGATCGACGTCGTCGCGTTCGCCTTCGCGTTCGTGGTCGCGGTTGGATGTGGTGTGGTCTTCGGTTTGGTCCCAGCCATTCGGAGCGCGCGGGTGAGTCTTACCGAGTCCCTCAAAGAAGGGGCCCGTGGCTCGGCGACGAGCACGGGAGGCGGCCGTCGTCTCGGTGCGCAACAGTTCCTCGTCGTCGGCGAGACGGCGATTTCTTTGTTACTCCTCGTTGGAGCAGGATTGTACGTTCGGAGTCTAGCGAATCAGTTAGCGGTGTCGCCGGGCTTCGACCCGCAGAACGTTCTTCGCGCCCGCTTTTCCTTTCCGAGCAGCTATTCGTCCGAAGCGCGGCTGCAGTTCCTCGATCGCCTGCAGGCGCGTCTCACAGCGCTGCCCTCCGTGCGTGCTGTTGCATTCGCGTCCGACATGCCGCTCGCCGGATCGACGGATGCGTCATTCATCTACATCATCGACGCCAATCAGTCGGTTCGGTACTATCGCCATGCGGTGACGCCCGACTACTTCTCGACGCTTCACGTGCGACTGGTCGCCGGACGAACGTTCACGCCTAACGATCGTGCGGGGATGCCGCTCGTTGTCGTGATCAACGAAGCGACGGCGCGCCGTTTCTGGCCTGGCCAGCAGCCGGTCGGCAAGACCATTCGTCTTGGCAGCGATTCCGCGCCACCGGCCACGATCGTCGGCGTGGTCGGCGATGTGCGGCAGCGCGACCTCACGACCGCGCTCACGACGAGCGAGCCCGACGTCTATCTGCCGCTCGCTCAGCGTGCGTCGTCCAGCATCCATGTCGCCATTCGTGCCGATCGCGCTCCCGAAGCGCTCGTTGCGCCCGTCAGGCACGAACTGGCGAGGCTCGATCCAACGATCTCGCTCTTCGGCATTCAGACGCTCGAGTCGCTGCTCACTCGTCAGACGGCATCGGGTCGCTTCGCGTCCACGGTGCTCGGCGTCTTCGGCATCGCGGCGCTGCTCCTCACGGGGATCGGTCTGTATGGGGTTCTCGCCTTCACCGTCGCGCTTCGTCGGCGTGAGATCGGCATTCGGATGGCGCTAGGCGCGACGAACCAACGGGTCTCGCGTGTCATCGTGAGCCAGGGATTGCGACTTGTCCTCATCGGCGTCATGGCCGGCGTAGTCGCGTCGTTGCTTCTCACCCGCTGGATCGCGAGCCAGCTGTACGGTATCACCGCGCATGACCCGGCCGTGTTTGCTGCCGTTCCGTTGACGATGCTGGGCGTCGCCGCGCTCGCGAGCTGGTTGCCCGCACGACGCGCCGCACAGGTCGACCCGCAGATTGCGCTCCGCTCCGAGTAG